Proteins from one Oscillatoria nigro-viridis PCC 7112 genomic window:
- a CDS encoding XisI protein — protein sequence MDKLIESPQLIKRILTEYIELCDRPSQQDIETFLIADEQNGHYIWMNLGWPHGDRITGITVYVRIRDRKFWIEEDWTEDGIAKALVRAGVPKEDIVLAFHEPGMRQYTDFAVAS from the coding sequence ATGGATAAACTAATCGAGTCTCCCCAATTAATCAAACGTATTTTGACCGAGTATATAGAATTGTGCGATCGGCCTTCTCAACAAGACATCGAGACATTCTTGATTGCAGACGAGCAAAACGGTCATTACATCTGGATGAATCTGGGCTGGCCTCATGGCGATCGCATTACCGGTATCACTGTTTACGTTCGGATTCGCGATCGCAAATTCTGGATTGAGGAAGACTGGACAGAAGATGGGATTGCAAAGGCTTTGGTGCGTGCAGGGGTTCCCAAGGAAGATATTGTGTTGGCATTTCACGAGCCTGGGATGCGGCAATACACCGATTTTGCAGTAGCTTCTTAG
- a CDS encoding type II toxin-antitoxin system RelE/ParE family toxin produces the protein MNRICRFTIPASRDIESIMDYIADRSGFDAAESFLDRINDKCQTLSQFPSMGRNRDELMENVRSFPIDDYLIFYSQIEAGIEVLRVVSGYRDLENLFSE, from the coding sequence ATGAATCGGATTTGTAGATTTACAATTCCGGCAAGTCGGGACATAGAAAGCATTATGGACTATATTGCCGATCGCAGCGGTTTCGATGCAGCAGAAAGCTTTCTGGACAGAATTAACGATAAGTGTCAAACTCTCTCGCAGTTTCCGAGTATGGGACGGAATCGCGATGAGTTAATGGAAAATGTACGGAGTTTCCCGATCGATGATTACCTCATTTTCTATAGTCAGATCGAAGCAGGAATTGAAGTTCTGCGGGTTGTTAGCGGCTACCGAGATTTAGAAAATTTATTCTCTGAGTGA
- a CDS encoding GUN4 domain-containing protein: MSDFQSLNYDNQFLNLASESGADYTQLRKFLAEGKFKEADCETQQIILWVACCEKLGYLGHSDWVNFPCTDLQTINQLWVKYSNERFGFSVQRSIWQQAGKDYDKFCEYVKWDLFNSRMTYELRAPLGHLPHTFVYWLGHRSVIVPGGNSWGLGLHWLDSKLSACHL, encoded by the coding sequence ATGAGTGATTTTCAATCTTTAAATTATGACAACCAATTTCTTAATCTGGCTTCAGAAAGCGGAGCTGATTACACTCAATTACGCAAGTTTTTAGCAGAGGGCAAGTTTAAAGAAGCTGATTGCGAAACTCAACAAATTATACTTTGGGTAGCGTGCTGTGAAAAATTAGGCTATTTAGGGCATTCAGATTGGGTAAACTTTCCTTGTACAGACCTCCAAACAATTAACCAACTTTGGGTAAAATACTCAAATGAGCGTTTCGGATTTTCAGTACAAAGGTCTATTTGGCAACAAGCGGGTAAAGATTATGACAAATTCTGCGAATACGTTAAATGGGATTTATTTAATAGTAGAATGACCTATGAACTCCGCGCTCCCCTTGGTCATCTTCCCCATACTTTTGTATATTGGTTAGGACATAGAAGTGTCATCGTCCCTGGTGGAAATAGCTGGGGATTGGGATTGCATTGGTTAGATTCCAAACTATCTGCTTGTCATCTATAA
- a CDS encoding type II toxin-antitoxin system RelN family antitoxin, which yields MKAIETTGKIDRRGMLCIDRPLAIANCSHVRIIVLVPEDTDIDPDDDPTETVLEGLQQGFHEAITGQTLPLSQLWN from the coding sequence ATGAAAGCGATCGAAACTACCGGAAAAATTGACCGTCGAGGAATGCTTTGTATCGATCGACCCCTTGCTATTGCCAACTGCAGCCACGTTCGGATTATTGTTTTAGTACCGGAAGACACTGACATCGATCCAGATGATGACCCCACTGAAACTGTCCTCGAAGGGCTTCAGCAAGGCTTCCATGAGGCAATTACCGGACAAACTCTCCCCTTGTCTCAACTGTGGAATTGA
- a CDS encoding DUF4926 domain-containing protein: MKLYSDVILLCNLPEEGLYTGEIGTVLEQHHVEGLETGYSVEFFDLLGNIAAVATLPGSYLRFN, from the coding sequence ATGAAACTTTATTCAGATGTCATCTTGCTGTGCAACCTTCCAGAAGAAGGACTTTATACCGGCGAGATCGGTACAGTTTTAGAACAGCATCACGTTGAGGGACTAGAAACAGGTTATAGCGTTGAGTTCTTCGATCTGTTGGGAAACATTGCAGCAGTTGCCACACTACCTGGAAGTTATTTGCGATTTAATTGA